The region CGGAGATGTATGAGCGATAAAATAGAAGTAGAAGGCAAAGTCTTGGAATCCTTGCCCAACGCAATGTTCAAAATTGAAATTCCGGGCGGCAAAGTGGTTTTAGGACACATATCCGGGAAAATGAGAGTTCATCATATAAGAATTCTGCCCGGAGACAAAGTAAAGCTTGAATTGTCCCCGTATGACTTAACCAAAGGCAGAATCACTTATAGGGAGAAATAAATGAAAGTCAGAGCTAGTGTAAAGAAAATATGCCAAAAGTGCAAAATCATTAAGCGCAACGGCGTGGTACGTGTAGTGTGCGAAGTCGCCAAACACAAACAACGCCAAGGTTAATTTAGAGGAGTTCTATAAAATATGGCTAGAGTCGCAGGTATTGATTTACCGAAAAATAAAAGAATTGATGTAGCGTTGGAATACATCTATGGTATTGGCAAAAAGAATGCGAAAGAAGTACTCGCTAAATTGGAAGGCCAAATTGACCCCGCTACCAGAGTAAAAGACCTTACCGAACAACAGGCCGGTCTTTTGAACACCATCTTGCAAAAAGAATACAAGGTGGAAGGTGAATTGCGCAGAGAAGTAGCCCAAAACATTCACCGCTTTATTGAAATTGGTTCCTACAAAGGCCAACGCCACCGCAGAAACTTGCCGGTCCGTGGTCAACGTACCAAAACCAATAGCAGAACCCGCCGCGGCAGAAGAAAAACCGTCGGTTCTAAGTCTAAATAACTTTAAATTTTAGGATTTAACATATGGCAGAAGAAAAAGAAATTAAAACCGCCTCTGCTGCTCCTGCGGCAAAAGGCAAAAAGAAAAACGCCAAAGCTCCTGCATTCGGCGTGGTGCATATTTATTGTTCTTTCAATAACACCATCGTGACCGTCAGCGACGACAAAGGCAACACCATTGCTTGGTCCACCGCCGGTTCTCATGGTTTCAAAGGCACCAAAAAAAGCACTCCGTTTGCTGCTCAAATTACCTGCAACAAAGCTGCTGAAAAAGCCGTTGCTTTGGGCATGCGCGAAGTAGCCGTAAAAGTTTGTGGCCCCGGTCAGGGACGTGAAACCGCTGTACGTGCTGTACAACAAGCCGGCCTTACGGTTTCCTCTATTAAAGACGTGACCCCCATCCCGCACAACGGATGCAGACCCCCTAAAGCCCGGAGAGTATAAGATTTATGTCTAGAAATACTGAAGCTAGCTGCAAAAAATGCAGAAAATTAGATTGCAAATTGTTCCTTAAAGGAACCAAATGCTACACCAACTGCGTTATTGATAAATTGGCCTCTGCCAAAGTACGCGGTGGTAAAGGTGCCGGCAAAGTGCGCCGTGCCAAATTGTCCGAATATGGCATTCGTTTGCAGGAAAAACAGAAAGCCCGCTTTCAATCGGGTATGTCTGAAATTCCGTTCCGCAATATGTTTGATAAGGCTTCCAAATTGCAAGGTCAAACCGGTGAAAACTTCTTGCGCTTGTTGGAAACCCGCTTAGATAATATCGTGCGCCGCTTAGGTTTTGCCGTATCTTTGAAAACGGCCCGCCAAATCGTATTGCACGGTTATGTGACGGTAAACGGAAAACCTGTCAATGTGCCCTCTTTCCAAGTAAAACCCGGTGATAAAGTGGCCTTGAGTGCTGCTTTGGCCGAAAATACGCAAGTAAAGCAAGGATTGGTAGAAACGGAAAAACGCAACCAACGCCCCAGTTTCTTGGAATTTGATGCAGAAAAATTGACTGGTAAGCTTTTGAGATGGCCCGACAGAGCGGAAATGTCCTACCCTGTCAATGAGCAGCTCATCGTAGAATACTATTCTAAATAGTGCGGAGGCTGAAATGGCTTTTAATGAATTAGTTCTTCCCCAAAAGATACAGCTGGACGAAAAAACTGCTTCGGATCGGTATGCAAAATTTACCGCCGAACCGTATGAAAGCGGCTATGGTCACACCGTAGGCAATTCTTTGCGCCGCATTTTACTTTCCGGTATGGAAGGTGTTGCGGTGACGGCTGTGCGCATTAAAGGCGCCGTGCATGAATTCTGTACTTTGCCCAACGTGCGGGAAGACGTCATCAACATCTTGCTCAATTTGAAACAGTTGCGCATTAAGATGGACGGCAAAAACCGTGAATATGTCACTTTAAACGCTGCTAAACCCGGCGCAGTGACCGCTGCTGATATCGAAGAAGTAGACGGTGTCAGCATCGTAAACAAAGATTTGCAGTTGGCCACTTTGGAAGTGGGCGGCAGCATTGAAATGGAAATTGAAATTTCCCGCGGTAAAGGCTATGTGCCGGCTGAAGACTTGGCCAAGATTCAACGCCCTGCCGGTTTTATTCCGGTGGATGCCTTGTTCTCTCCCATTGTCAAAGTCCACTATGACGTTGAACCTGCTCGTGTTGGTCAAAAAACCGACTACGATCGCTTGATTTTGGAAATCACTACCGACGGTACTTTAGAACCTTCTCGTGCTTTGCACCGCGCTGCGGTCTTGCTCTCTGGTTCTTTACATATCTTCACCATCGAAGGTGAAGAACCGGGTACTGTGGCCGTCAGCACGGCCGCCGATATGGTTGAACCGATTTCCACCACCGGCAGCGTCAGCGGCGCTACTCCCGTCAATTCTAAACTTGACGAAGTGCTTAACCAGTCTATTGAGTTCATTGAACTCTCTTCTCGTTCCATTAATTGTTTGAAATCCGAGAACGTAAATACCGTTCGCGATTTAATCAAAATGACGGAAGATGATTTGAAAATGGTCAAAAATTTCGGTGCCAAATCTATGGACGAAATTAAAGAAAGACTGGCCGAGATGAATTTGTCTCTGGGCATGAAAATTTAGGGTATTACCCGTTATAAGGACTGTAAAAGATGATTAAGAATACTGGATACCGTAAACTCGGCAAAACTTCTTCTCACAAGAATGCCATGCTTAAAAATATGGCTACCAGCATTATCTTGCACGAAGAAGTAAAAACCACTCTGCCCAAGGCCAAAGAAGTTCGCCGCGTGGTGGAAGGTTTGATTACTTTAGCCAAAGCCAATGATCATTTGGCCGTTAAAGATACCTTGAAAGATAAGAACGCCTACAAAAAATTGTTTGATGTGTTGGCGGCTCGTTATCAAAATCGCCCTGGTGGTTTCACTCGCATTTATCGTGCCGGTGTACGCCAAGGTGACAATGCCCAAGTGGCTATCATTAAATTGGTGGACTAAATGGTTATTGACTATCTGGGGGGGCTGTTTTCCTCTGACCTCGGCATGGACCTCGGCACTGCCAACTGCTTGATTTACGTCAAGGATAAAGGCATTGTGCTCAGAGAACCCTCTGTCGTGGCTGTGGAACGCGAAACCGGCGAGGTAAAAGCCGTCGGCGCGAAGGCCAAGCAAATGTTAGGTCGCACGCCCGCGAATATCATTGCCGTTCGTCCGATGAAAAACGGTGTAATTGCCGATTTCGAAGTGACGCAGGAGATGATTCGCTACTTTATTCGTAAGGTACATAGCCGCAGCAGTTTGTTGCGCCCTAGAATTGTCATTGGCATTCCCTCTGATATTACCGGTGTAGAACGCAGGGCCGTGGATGACGCGGCCCGGCAAGCCGGTGCTCGGGAAGTCTACTTGATTGAAGAACCTATGGCTTCAGCCATGGGTGCAGATTTACCTATTGCAGAACCCCACGCCAGTATGATTGTAGATATCGGTGGTGGTACCACAGAAGTGGCTGTGATTTCCTTGGGCGGCATGGTGGTGGCTAAATCCATCGATGTGGCCGGTGATGAGTTGACCGAATGTATCGTGCAGTATTTCCGCAAGAAATACAATTTGATTATCGGTGAAACGACTGCTGAAGAGGTAAAAATCAATTTAGGTTCTGTCTATCCGCTTAAAGAAGAAAAATCCATGGAAGTAAAAGGACGTGATCAAACACAAGGGTTGCCGCGTACATTGACGGTGACTTCTGAGGAGATCCGTCAGGCTTTAATGGAACCTGTTCGTTTGATTATTGATGTAATCAAGAGCACCCTAGAAGAAACCCCACCCGAACTAGCGGCCGATTTGGTCGATCGCGGTTTGGTGGTTGCCGGCGGTGGAAGTTTGTTGCGCGGTATTACCGATTTGATCCGCAAAGAAACGGATATTCCGGTGCATCGTGCTGCAGACCCCTTAAGTTGTGTGGCATTGGGGACGGGTAAATTCTTGGAGCAACTGAACGAAAAAGGATCTCGTTTCTTTGGAAGCAGAGGTAAATCTTACTAAGTTTTTTGCTACAATGAGCGGACAGGGTTCTTAAGCCTGAGAACTTTGTCCGCTTTTTTTTGAAATTTTATTTATGCAACGAAAAAATAAACGCAAAATGAATGTGACTCAGGGAAGCCGCAGACGTAAAATTCTGCCGGTGGTTTTTTTGTTGCTTTCCTTGTTTTTGATGATTTTGCCTTTGGAAAGTCCCGTTGCTTCTGTAAAGGCTATTTTATCTTATGTCTTTATCCCTCAAATTCGTGCCGCTCATGGAACAGTAGAATATGCCGGAGAAGTAAATCAAACGGTACAAACACTTTTAAATGTTCATCAAGAAAATGAACGTCTGAAAGAAGAAATGGAGCAATTACGCTTAGAAAATGCCCAAGCTAAGGAGATTATGGCGGAAAATGAAAGATTGACGGCCTCTTTGCAATTGAGTTCTCCGCAGGGGTGGAGCGGCATTTGGGCAAAAACTGCTTATCGTGAGCCGACACAGTGGAACAGTGTTATTATTGATAAAGGCACTTCTGCAGGCGTGCAAGAAAGGGCGGCTGCTATTGCTTTAAAAGACGGCGTACCCGTGTTGGTGGGGGTCGTTATAGAATGTGCAGAAAATACGGCTAAGGTGCTTCTTTTGCAAGATGAAGATTTTTCAGCTGCAGTGTATGCGTTGCCTTCAAAAGAAGAGGGATTGATCAGCGGAAGCGGAAGCGGTCTGTTGAAAATGCAATATTTATCTGTCTTGTCCCAACTTCAAAAAGGAGAAAAAGTGTATACTTCTTCTTCCAGCACTATATTTCCTTCCGGAATTTTGGTAGGAGAAGTAGAACAAGTGGAAAAGGAAGTGGAAGGTGCCACTGCCCCGTTGGCTAGGGTGATTCCTGCGGCCAATGCTTCTTTGGTGCGGGAATTATTTATTTTGATTGATCAGAAAAAGAAAGTGAACAAATGATAACGATTATTAAACTTTTAATTTCATTTTTTTCGGCCACTATTTTTCATTGGGCATTTATGGCCATTTTCGGTGAAGTGGGAATCACTGTCAATATTATGCTTATTTTTGCTATGGTGATTTGCGCCTATTTAAAACCGGAGTTTGGATATCCGACGGCCTTTTTGAGTGGTCTGTTTTTAGATTTTTTCGGAGTTAAACTATTTGGTTGTAATGCTTTTATTTTTACCTTATGCGCTTGTGCAATTTACGGTATGGAGAAGCGTTTGGATTTTGACGGAGTAATTCCGCAGGTTTTTAGTATATTCTTTTTAACAGTAAGTGCTTCTTTGCTTAATTTGTTATTGCTCAAAGTTTTTACCGGTTTTTCGGCTTGGAGTGGTTTTTGGCCATGGATAGGCGGGATAACTTTAAATGCGGTACTGACGCCTTTTGTCTTTAAAATTTTGCACCGCATTTTTGCTATAGAAATCAAAATTTCCTAATGGCAACTACTAAAATTTGTTTTAATAACCGCTTAAAATCTTTGCTCATCGTGGCCTTTTTGGCAGGAGCGGTGGTGGCATTGCGTTTGGCGGATATACAGTTGATACGTCATACGCATTATCTTCAATTGGCGGAACAAAACCGTACGCAAGTATTGTATCAGACGGCTCCTCGCGGTCGCATTTTTACTGCAGATGGCAAAGCCGTAGCCGCCAATGCCCCTTCTTTCAATTTGTATTACTTATCCGCAGGTCCTAAAGATAAAGAATATTTAGAGCGTTTGTCGCAGGATTTTGCGCCCTTATTGGGGGCTGAACAGAAAGTCTTGTTGGAAAAATTAAACAAAGGGGTCCGCAGCGGAAAAGCATTGGCTTTGGCGGAAAATCTCTCTCCCAAAACGGCTATTTCTTTAAAAGAATTATTGCTTTATTATCCCGGTCTTTATTTAATCGAAGAAAACAAACGTGTTTATCCATACGGTGCTTTTGCCAGTCATTTGGTGGGGTATCTGGGGAGTATGGAAGGAAAAGAATGGAAAAATAGAGATTTGTCGTTGGATTATCGTTTGAATGCCAAAATCGGAAAGAACGGGCTGGAAAAAAAGTTTGAAAAAGAAATGAAAGGACGTGACGGGGGCGTATATTTAGAAGTAGATTTTCGCGGACGGGTGAAAAGGGTAATTGAAGACCGCAAATGGCGTGCTGGACATGATGTGTATTTGACGTTAAATCACAATGTGCAGCAAGCAGCAGAAGAAGGATTAAAAAAATCTAAAACGGGACGTGGAGCCGCTGTGGCAATGGACCCGCGTACGGGGGCTATTTTGGCTTTGGTTTCAGCACCGGCCTTTAATCCGAATATGTTTATCCCCTACTCCGACGAGCCGGAAGTGAAATCCAAAAGAATCAACGAATATAATTTGGCCGTACAAGGGATTTATCCTCCCGCATCCACCTTTAAAATCATTACCGCTATCGCCGCGATAGAAAAAGGCGATTTTGATCCTCATAAAATTATTGGTTGTCCCGGTCATTATGATGCCGGATCTCGATTATTTCGTTGTTGGAGTACACATGGTCCGGTGGATTTTTTTGGCGCCATGGCCGGATCTTGTGATGTTTATTTCTACACAATTGCCGCTCAAATGGGTTCTGCCGTGATAGAAAAAGTGCAAAGGATGTTTCAGTTCGGGCAACCGACCGGAATTGACTTGCCCGGTGAAAAAGCAGGCAACTTATATGGTCCTACCAAACGTGCGCGCAACCGTTCATATTGGTTTATCGGAGATACATTGAATTTATCTATCGGACAAGGAGAATTGTTGGTGACTCCGATTAAAATGGCTCAGTTTGCCAGTGCAGTTGCCAGCAAAGGAAAATTATGGAAACCCTATTATTTAGACCGCTTAGTGCATAGTCAAACGGGTAAAGTGTTAGAAATCGGAAAAAGCCGGCAAATAGGAACTGTAAGTATCCAAAAAAGTACTTGGGATTTAATTTTTAAGGCCTTGAAACATACAGTGGATACCGGCACAGCCGCACGTGTAAAAATAAAAGGGTTGGACGTTTATGGCAAAACAGGAACGGCCCAAAATCCGCATGGGCCGGATCACGGTTGGTTTATGGCTTTTGCCGCTCCTGAAGGGAAAGAGCCGGAGATAGCCGTAGCGGTATTTGTGGAATATGGAGAGGGTGGATCTTCTGCGGCAGGCCCGATAGCCAGAGAAATGTTAAAGGCATATTTTTCTATTCAAGATCCCGTTAGGAGATTGAAAGTCGCCCCCGCTCAAAAGGAACAGGTGGCAGGAGGAAATGCATGATAGGATATAAATCTTCTTCCCGCAAAGGAAAAATAGATTGGGTTTTATTGGGGGCCATGTTGGGGTTGGCCTTCTTGGGGGCTTTGTGCATTATGTCTGCGGTGAATGCTTTGTCTTTGTCTAATGCCGTAGTGCGGACTCATTTGGTTGCTTTGCCTTTAGCGTTGGGCGTTTTTGTGACGGCTTGGAGTTTTAATTATCAAATTTTTGATGAACAGTGGAAGCCTTTGTATGGAGTTATTATGGCTTTACTGATAGGGGTATTGATTTTTGGTACCTATCAGCGGGGGAGCAAATCTTGGTTTGTTTTGCCTTTCTTTTCCATGCAACCGGCGGAAATTTGCCGCGTGTTAACTATTTTGGTGGCAGCGGCTTTTTTGGATAGACAGGGCAGGCGTATCCGCGATATGCGCACATTGATTTTATTGGGGGTATTGGTGGGGCCGATTTTTGGCTTGATTATGATGCAGCCGGATTTTTCTTCTATTGTTATTACCTTTCCGGCTCTGATTGCGCTTTTGTACTGCGCAGGGATTAATGTCTTTTATTTGGCACTGATTGCCGTTTTTGCTTTGGTAGCCGGATTTTTTACCATTACTTGGACATATTTATACTTGCATCCTGCCTTGTTGGATTATAAGATTCTTTCTGTTTTTTATAAACTGTCTTCCTCCGTATGGTATATGGGAGGATTTTGTTTGTTATTGGCGGTGGGGGGATATGTTTTTTGGTGGATGTTTAAGCAGTTGCGCGTTTTCTTGCCTTCTTTTTATTTTGTATTGGCTACAATGGTTGTAATGGCCGGCTTTTTTGCAGGGGTTTTTGTGGACCACCAAATGAAACCTTATCAACGTAAACGTGTGGAGGCTTTTTTGGCACCGCAATCAGATCCGCAGGGGGCCTCTTATAATGTTTTGCAGGCTCAAATTGCGATGGGGTCCGGCGGGGTATTGGGAAAAGGATTATTTTCCGGTACGCAATCGCGCTTGGGCTTTGTGCCTGAAAAACATACTGATTTTATTTTGGCGGTAGTGGGGGAAGAATTAGGCTTGTGGGGGACGTTAACGGTGCTGGGTTTGTATTTGTTGATTTTATGGCGCATTGCCATGATTGCCTATTTGTCCAGCGATCGGTACGGTTATTTGGTGTGTAGCGGCATTTTTGGTATGTTTTTGACGTATATGTTGATTAATTTTGGCATGTTGATTGGTCTTTTCCCGGTGGCAGGAATTCCGCTGCCGTTTATTTCTTACGGGGGGTCCAATTTAGTGTCTAGTATGCTGGCTTTGGGTGTAGTACAATCAGTATATGCCCGCAGGATTACTTTGGTATAAGAAAAGACTATGAACAATGCCCCAAAAATTTATAAAATGCGAGTAGTGTTTACTGTGTCCGGCACGTGGGATCATAAGCGTATTTTTGCAGCTTTACGCAATATGGTTTTGCGCAGCGGATTGCCTTTTGAACCGGCAAAAGTGAACAAAAATTGGCCCAGACTTGCCTATGGCCCTGCTTTAGGATATGGGCAGTTTAGTTTGGCAGAATATGCGGATTTATATTTTTCTTCCCCCGTCAAGGAAGAAGCCGCCTTATCCGCATTAACCAAGTCAGCGGCAGGGATTCGTGTTTTGCATGTAAAAAGAGTTCCGTATGCGTTGCCTTCGGTTAGTCAGTTGGCGGAAGTAATGCAATATGCGGTGGAGGGGGATTTTAGTCGCTATACTCCCGTTCATTCGCTCGAAGCGTTTTTTGGCGGAGAACATATATATTTAACCGCACAAGCTCCTAATTCTATGACGGTTGTGCAAGATTTAAAACCGTTTGTTTTATCGGTTAGGCAGGTGCGTGCGGACAGGTTGGAACTGCTTTTGCAACGGCATTTTGACAAAACGGCTAAGCCGGAACATCTTTTGGCGGCATGGCTGAATATGGTAGTGCCAACGGAAGCAGAATTTACAATAGAAGGTTTAAAATTTACCAGAGAAGAGTTGTACTGGCGTGACGGACAAGGAAATTTACACGTCATATAGCTAAGAGGATTTGTATGAGCAATATTTTAGAAGAAGCGCCGAAGGTAGAGGTGATTGTAAATACCTCTTTTGAAGAAACGCGCATCGCTATTTTAGAAAATGACCGTATCAATGAACTGATGTGGGAACGCAGAGGTTCTTTGAATATTGTGGGAAATATTTACAAAGCAACCGTAGAAAATGTGTTGCCGGGTATTTCCAGTGCTTTTGCCAATATCGGATATGAAAAAAATGCCTATTTGTATATTTCCGATATTTTAGGTGCAGACCGTAAAAATATTGAAAAAGTACTCAAAAAAGGCCAACAAATTATGGTGCAAGTGGTCAAAGATGCCATTGGTACCAAAGGTATGAAAGTGACGATGGACGTCACTTTGCCGGGTCGTTATTTGGTGTTAACTCCGCATCAAAGTTTTGTAGGAGTATCTAAGAACATCGAAGATAGCGAAGCCCGTCACAAACTTAATGAAGTTATGCAAGAATTGGCCGAAAAACATTTGAACGGAATGGGTTGTATCGTGCGCACAGAAGCCGAAGAAGCCACCAAAGAGGAATTGGAACGGGAAGTTAAATACTTGTACCGCCAATGGCAATCGATTTTAAAGAAGTTTGATAATTTGCCGTCTCCGGCTTTGTTGCACGAAGATATGGATGCCGTTTTGCAGGTGGCGCGTGACGTGCTGAGTGAAAACGCCAAAATTTATTTATTAGACAATAAATCTGATTATGAACGCGTGCGCGATTTCGTGAAGAAAAATTCTCCGGAGTTGGAAGACAGAGTACAACTTTATAAAGGGAAAACCCCTATTTTTGAGGCTTATGGAATTGAGCCGGAAATTGATAACTTGCGCAAGACTAAACTTCCGCTTCCTAACGGGGGCAGTATTATCATACAAGAAGCGGAGTCTTTGTGTGCTATTGACGTCAATACGGGCAAATTTACCGGAAATAAATCTCAAGAAGAAACCGTCACTCAAACCAATATTGAAGCGGCGCAAGAAATTGCACACCAATTACGTTTGCGCAATATCGGCGGGATTATCGTGATTGACTTTATTGATATGCGCAAAGCCTCCAGCCGTCACCGCGTGGTAGAAGCCTTAGCCAATGCCGTACATGGGGACCGTGCCAAAATCCGCATTTTACCGATTACCCGTTTGGGGCTAGTGGAAATGACCCGCGAAAGAAAACGCGAAAGTACGGGCAGTTTTATCAGTGAGGAATGTCCGCAGTGTCATGGTTCGGGACGGGTGCTTTCCGCGGAAAGTATGCGTATTAAAATTCAGCGTGAAGTGTATGATTTGACCAATGGCCGACCCGGTGGTACTTTGCGCGTGGTTTTACATCCTGTTTTGGCAGAAGCCATTAAACAAAAACAGGCCGATATTGAGGAAAATATTCATCGTTCCCTCAAAATACAGTCTGACCCGCAGTTGGCTTGGGAAGACTATAAAATTGTCTTAGAGTAGTATATTTGTCTCCGCGCAGAGAAAGATCTGCGCGGAATTTTATGAAAAAAATCCTTTTATTTTTACTTTCGTTTTTTTTCTTGTCTGCTCCGGCTCTTTATGCACAGGGGAAGACGGACGTGTCCGTGCTGGGTAAAAATAAAGGGGTTGTATCTTCTATTCAAGTCAATGGTAAAGTGTTGGTGGATGCCAGAGCAACTGCCAAAAAATTGGGTGGGAGTGTGGAAGTTTTTTCCGCTGCCAAACAAATTAAAATTGCTTTTCCGGGCATGTATGCCATTTTAAGTGCACCGCTTAAAGAGGCCATTGTTAACGGAAATACGGTTGCTTTAAAAACGGAAGTGGTGGCTTCCGGCGGTAAAATTTATGTTCCGGTTTCTTTCTTTACCCTTCCTCAAATAGAAAAAGCCTTAGATCGCCAAATTACTTTTGAAAACAATACACTTATTGTAGAGAAAAATTATAATTTGGCTTTTGTAAAGAAAGAGCAAAAAGATAAGTACGACCGTTTGATTTTTGATCGTAAGGGGGATATTTCTTTTTCTTCTGAGCAGCCCAATAAACATACGGTGAAAGCTCTTTTCCCCAATACCGTTCTAAAACGCAATATTACACAAAGAGTAAAAGACGATTTTGTGCGTTCTTTCTCTTTGATTCAGCGCGGAAAAGATGTGGAACTTAAAGTTATTTTAGCCAAACAAGGTAAGCAGTGGGCTTTGCAAGAGGAAGGGGGAAAACTTGTTCTGTCTGTAGCGGCCCAAGCCTTGCCTGCAGAGGCACCTGTGATATCAGCCGTTTCGGAAGAAGCGGAAGAACTAGATTTAGAGGAACCGCAGTTGGTCCCTTCTGTGATAGCAGAGGCCAAGGAGTCACCTGCCGAGCCGAAGATGGTGTTAAAACCTGCTCCTGTACCGGTTATGACGGATGCTTCTCCTATTTTGAAAGGACCGCGTAAAATGCGGATTATGATAGATCCCGGACATGGCGGAAAAGATCCCGGTGCCGTTCGCCGAAAAAGCCTGAAAGAAAAAGATATCAATTTGACAGTAGCAAAGCACTTATACGACTATTTGAAAAAACAAGGCTTTGAAGTTAAAATGACCCGCGACAATGATTCTTTTGTCACATTAGCAGGCCGTAGCAAAATGGCTAACGAGTTTAAGGCAGATTTGTTTGTTTCCATTCATACCAATGCCGCCAAACGTACGGCTGCGCATGGGTTTGAGGTTTATTTCCGATCTGACAAAGCTACCGATAAAGAAGCCGCCGAAGTAGCCTCTTTTGAAAACGAAGCCTTACAATACGAGGAAACACATTATAATTTTGTGGATATGTTGTTGCAATCTTTGGCCAAAAACGAATATATGAATGAAAGTTCTAAAGCGGCAGGGCACGTGCGTAATTATGTATATAAAGAGCCGGGAATCGGTATTGCTGTGAGTCAAAACAATTCTATTCGCCAAGCAAATTTCTATGTATTAAAGGGTGTACAATCTCCGGCTATTTTGGTGGAAATGGGTTATATCAGCAGTCCGAAGGACATTCTTCGTTTAAACAATAAATCAGCACAAAAGAAAATAGCTGTTGGCATCGGAAAAGGCATTTTATCTTATGCTAAAGCAGAAAATTGGATAAAGAAATAGTAGATTTAAATAAAAAAGCCGAGTCGTAAGACTCGGCTTTTTGTTTGCTTTTTTATTTTATAAGAGAGGCTAAAATTTTTTCTATTTCTTTTTCTGCTTTATCTTTTGCTTCTGCTTTTTTTTCTTGTTCCGGCTGTTTGTCATCGGCTGGATAA is a window of Elusimicrobiaceae bacterium DNA encoding:
- a CDS encoding DUF2344 domain-containing protein, whose product is MNNAPKIYKMRVVFTVSGTWDHKRIFAALRNMVLRSGLPFEPAKVNKNWPRLAYGPALGYGQFSLAEYADLYFSSPVKEEAALSALTKSAAGIRVLHVKRVPYALPSVSQLAEVMQYAVEGDFSRYTPVHSLEAFFGGEHIYLTAQAPNSMTVVQDLKPFVLSVRQVRADRLELLLQRHFDKTAKPEHLLAAWLNMVVPTEAEFTIEGLKFTREELYWRDGQGNLHVI
- a CDS encoding rod shape-determining protein RodA; translated protein: MIGYKSSSRKGKIDWVLLGAMLGLAFLGALCIMSAVNALSLSNAVVRTHLVALPLALGVFVTAWSFNYQIFDEQWKPLYGVIMALLIGVLIFGTYQRGSKSWFVLPFFSMQPAEICRVLTILVAAAFLDRQGRRIRDMRTLILLGVLVGPIFGLIMMQPDFSSIVITFPALIALLYCAGINVFYLALIAVFALVAGFFTITWTYLYLHPALLDYKILSVFYKLSSSVWYMGGFCLLLAVGGYVFWWMFKQLRVFLPSFYFVLATMVVMAGFFAGVFVDHQMKPYQRKRVEAFLAPQSDPQGASYNVLQAQIAMGSGGVLGKGLFSGTQSRLGFVPEKHTDFILAVVGEELGLWGTLTVLGLYLLILWRIAMIAYLSSDRYGYLVCSGIFGMFLTYMLINFGMLIGLFPVAGIPLPFISYGGSNLVSSMLALGVVQSVYARRITLV
- a CDS encoding N-acetylmuramoyl-L-alanine amidase, which gives rise to MKKILLFLLSFFFLSAPALYAQGKTDVSVLGKNKGVVSSIQVNGKVLVDARATAKKLGGSVEVFSAAKQIKIAFPGMYAILSAPLKEAIVNGNTVALKTEVVASGGKIYVPVSFFTLPQIEKALDRQITFENNTLIVEKNYNLAFVKKEQKDKYDRLIFDRKGDISFSSEQPNKHTVKALFPNTVLKRNITQRVKDDFVRSFSLIQRGKDVELKVILAKQGKQWALQEEGGKLVLSVAAQALPAEAPVISAVSEEAEELDLEEPQLVPSVIAEAKESPAEPKMVLKPAPVPVMTDASPILKGPRKMRIMIDPGHGGKDPGAVRRKSLKEKDINLTVAKHLYDYLKKQGFEVKMTRDNDSFVTLAGRSKMANEFKADLFVSIHTNAAKRTAAHGFEVYFRSDKATDKEAAEVASFENEALQYEETHYNFVDMLLQSLAKNEYMNESSKAAGHVRNYVYKEPGIGIAVSQNNSIRQANFYVLKGVQSPAILVEMGYISSPKDILRLNNKSAQKKIAVGIGKGILSYAKAENWIKK
- a CDS encoding Rne/Rng family ribonuclease translates to MSNILEEAPKVEVIVNTSFEETRIAILENDRINELMWERRGSLNIVGNIYKATVENVLPGISSAFANIGYEKNAYLYISDILGADRKNIEKVLKKGQQIMVQVVKDAIGTKGMKVTMDVTLPGRYLVLTPHQSFVGVSKNIEDSEARHKLNEVMQELAEKHLNGMGCIVRTEAEEATKEELEREVKYLYRQWQSILKKFDNLPSPALLHEDMDAVLQVARDVLSENAKIYLLDNKSDYERVRDFVKKNSPELEDRVQLYKGKTPIFEAYGIEPEIDNLRKTKLPLPNGGSIIIQEAESLCAIDVNTGKFTGNKSQEETVTQTNIEAAQEIAHQLRLRNIGGIIVIDFIDMRKASSRHRVVEALANAVHGDRAKIRILPITRLGLVEMTRERKRESTGSFISEECPQCHGSGRVLSAESMRIKIQREVYDLTNGRPGGTLRVVLHPVLAEAIKQKQADIEENIHRSLKIQSDPQLAWEDYKIVLE